Proteins encoded in a region of the Panicum hallii strain FIL2 chromosome 3, PHallii_v3.1, whole genome shotgun sequence genome:
- the LOC112887836 gene encoding uncharacterized protein LOC112887836 translates to MKSGSAGASAPSAGGSSLAIAERQKPAPSCVAALFQMFARRKLFSSSSKKSKLLPSVRAQKFSPGRPAGGGEKTAAAKMRPLLLDSADYSRSKIESNGTSHYPQPGQDRNCGENEMCAPGVVARLMGLSSMPAVNHPRPTKATDSTELGDHWNSGPQDWSGTSRSMYTSPQKQQKTGQVLDDRRQDNGSQFNAPDTRPLWPRRHAHKVAKPIKSPRSMSSRNKARLIEAAVKVLETGLQSRTRRLSRPHAYLEYPCSNDDGEPGAAAVLQNLSDQFLRDMSDGDAQRLGAHNMGATSLHNSTSNKWIEEDTSRKSFLFRRSDQNVPCQIQPEGNGKYLLISSSENPVFEDSAKRTSNCVAVTNRDARRNQPRNISRESARHGPLKQNNLKQNTLPAACREADPGSMVQRNKHRSGERNATNTAQDFVSLNKKMTGSKSLRSKRKELDRFGESHINSENKNMTTKGRQSSSLHSDTSNKLKLKTVTPKAMEKGMIIAKGAGLVSENPKSASQNRARSDFQRQSESCNVSRVNKKSGIISSNSSSPVKVDATSLCGDNATRTGTAVQGSPVSACPKKHSSRDWQSTSTQRGLVSREVLQGISSPETTESVFFNKDELKNRDTPDGRAASSLFEKKWAVPVTEDSLSDALLWQRNAVDTVTYSFGDSSKRVQLCETYKKHEADAKGCSPSPSISRGSNKKSPTFILQSTCADDAFIPGIPLNTAEASFTDCHPMETCTPAARMQDVTVEINSRSSEPNVGQHDTRPFEPAFQDSKLKHPEEVTTTVELLLTNVRSSTRHKLKEPSKTFLLRTIESTLFTLAPGSKQDLNTTTKAAKEASSLRNLALDLVWDCLDSMCTHLCDSGYRSFTKQGLVCTEDRLAAEVGKEIARFSDMAGRGLDELAVSEVENAVEAGMNSMPEAFQIGAQIEQDLVQELVDEIGLDLFRRW, encoded by the exons ATGAAGAGCGGCAGCGCCGGCGCCTCCGCGCCCAGCGCCGGCGGCAGCAGCCTGGCGATCGCCGAGCGGCAGAAGCCGGCGCCGTCGTGCGTGGCGGCGCTGTTCCAGATGTTCGCCAGGAGGAAGCTCTTCTCCTCGTCCTCAAAGAAGAGCAAGCTGCTCCCCTCAG TGCGCGCACAGAAGTTCTCGCCCGGGagaccggcgggcggcggcgagaagacggcggcggccaagATGAGGCCCCTTTTG CTTGATTCTGCGGATTACTCAAGAAGCAAAATTGAAAGCAATGGCACCAGTCACTACCCACAGCCTGGCCAAGACAGAAACTGCGGTGAGAATGAAATGTGTGCTCCAGGAGTGGTAGCCCGGCTGATGGGTCTCAGCTCGATGCCGGCTGTGAACCATCCAAGGCCGACCAAAGCCACAGACTCCACCGAGCTCGGTGACCACTGGAATTCAGGCCCTCAAGATTGGTCCGGTACATCTCGGAGCATGTACACATCGCCTCAGAAGCAACAGAAGACAGGGCAGGTCTTGGATGATCGGCGGCAGGACAATGGAAGTCAGTTCAATGCTCCAGATACACGGCCATTGTGGCCACGGAGGCATGCACACAAGGTGGCCAAACCTATTAAGAGCCCAAGGTCGATGTCCAGCAGGAACAAGGCTCGGCTGATTGAAGCAGCAGTCAAGGTTCTGGAAACTGGGTTGCAGTCAAGGACTCGACGTCTTTCACGGCCACATGCATATTTGGAGTATCCATGCAGCAATGATGATGGTGAgcctggtgctgctgctgtcttgcaaaatttgtCTGATCAATTCTTAAGGGATATGTCTGATGGAGATGCACAAAGATTAGGTGCTCACAACATGGGAGCTACATCTCTGCACAACTCGACTTCTAATAAGTGGATCGAAGAGGATACTAGCAGAAAGAGTTTTCTGTTTAGGAGGTCAGACCAGAATGTACCGTGTCAAATTCAACCTGAAGGAAATGGTAAGTACTTGCTCATTAGCTCGAGCGAGAACCCTGTTTTTGAGGACAGTGCTAAGAGGACCTCCAATTGTGTTGCTGTCACAAATAGAGATGCCCGAAGAAATCAGCCTAGGAACATATCCCGGGAGAGCGCTCGTCATGGCCCTCTTAAACAAAACAACCTGAAGCAGAATACACTACCTGCAGCATGTAgagaggcagatccaggatctaTGGTCCAAAGGAATAAACATAGAAGTGGGGAGCGAAATGCGACAAACACAGCTCAGGACTTTGTTTCTCTGAACAAAAAGATGACTGGCAGTAAATCTTTGAGGTCAAAAAGAAAGGAGTTGGATAGATTTGGTGAGTCACATATTAATTCAGAGAACAAGAACATGACCACAAAAGGTCGTCAAAGCAGCAGCCTGCATAGTGATACCTCTAACAAACTGAAGCTAAAGACTGTAACTCCAAAAGCTATGGAGAAAGGCATGATAATTGCAAAAGGAGCAGGATTGGTCAGTGAGAACCCGAAGTCTGCCAGTCAAAACCGTGCAAGGAGTGATTTCCAGAGACAGTCAGAATCATGCAACGTTTCAAGGGTTAACAAGAAATCAGGCATTATTTCTTCCAATTCCAGTTCACCAGTGAAAGTTGATGCCACTTCTTTGTGTGGTGATAATGCTACAAGAACGGGTACTGCTGTTCAGGGATCTCCAGTCAGTGCTTGCCCTAAGAAACACTCTAGTAGAGACTGGCAAAGTACATCTACTCAAAGAGGATTAGTTTCCAGGGAAGTATTACAAGGCATATCAAGTCCGGAGACCACAGAATCAGTTTTCTTTAACAAAGATGAGTTGAAAAATAGAGATACTCCTGATGGTAGAGCAGCATCTTCTTTATTTGAAAAGAAGTGGGCTGTACCTGTTACAGAAGATTCTTTGAGTGATGCACTGCTATGGCAGCGCAACGCAGTGGATACCGTGACTTACAGCTTCGGAGACAGTTCTAAACGTGTCCAGTTGTGTGAAACTTATAAGAAGCATGAG GCTGATGCAAAAGGTTGCAGTCCATCTCCATCTATTTCCAGAGGCAGCAATAAGAAAAGCCCTACATTTATTCTGCAATCTACATGTGCAGATGACGCCTTCATTCCTGGTATTCCACTCAATACTGCAG AAGCCTCCTTCACTGACTGCCATCCGATGGAGACATGTACGCCAGCTGCTCGCATGCAAGATGTAACTGTCGAGATAAACTCCAGGTCTTCTGAACCTAATGTTGGCCAGCATGATACTCGACCGTTTGAGCCGGCATTCCAAGACAGCAAGCTGAAACACCCTGAAGAGGTTACAACAACCGTCGAGCTGCTGCTAACTAACGTCCGCTCTTCTACTCGACACAAATTGAAGGAGCCGTCCAAGACATTCCTCCTCCGGACAATCGAGTCCACTCTGTTCACCTTGGCTCCAGGCTCCAAGCAGGATCTCAACACCACCACCAAGGCGGCCAAGGAAGCGAGCTCGCTAAGGAACCTCGCGCTCGATCTCGTCTGGGACTGCTTGGACTCGATGTGCACCCATCTCTGCGACTCGGGCTACAGGTCGTTCACGAAGCAGGGTCTGGTCTGCACCGAGGATAGGCTGGCTGCGGAGGTCGGGAAGGAGATCGCCAGGTTCAGCGACATGGCTGGGAGGGGTTTGGACGAACTGGCTGTGAGTGAAGTGGAGAACGCGGTTGAAGCTGGCATGAATTCCATGCCGGAAGCGTTTCAGATCGGAGCCCAGATCGAGCAGGATCTGGTCCAGGAGCTTGTGGACGAGATCGGGCTTGACTTGTTCAGGCGTTGGTGA